One Leptolyngbya sp. 'hensonii' genomic region harbors:
- a CDS encoding CHAT domain-containing tetratricopeptide repeat protein encodes MGHLKRLALSTLLVLTIAPGTIARQPLSPAPIGLPLAQTENPDPLLDQGFDQLNQRDFKGAAQSYERALQLYQDRNQADKVSEAQYGLARAYLLLGNYASAIQLFKQLGPARNAAQQGTILSNLGLAYFQAGQLLEAEQTLRRAIAAWESVRSLDNVDTNQITLFEQQAYTYRLLLKVLVARNQTDAALELSEWSRARALVELLAQRSATTRPTIPPTLQQIRHIARTQNSTLVEYAIVGDEVRVLGDEPETETDLYIWVIRPTGEVTFRRVDLKPLRQGLNELNQTSGLVNLVRDSRSALGIPSRGLVFQENLETIRVATAVDRTHPKLQKLHQLLIQPIADLLPTQPEARITFIPQGPLFLVSFASLQDQKSQYLIEQHTILTTPSIQLLALTHQQRRSPRSLTPALVVGNPTMPSFASEPGIPPRPLASLPGSEQEARAIAALLGTTPILGSQATKARILELIGKSRVIHLATHGLLDLDPNLTEFGLPVDPNGRTARQSRVFVTPGAVIVGPNVRVGGVAAESALAREKVVQVDMPGLIALAPSGQDNGFLSAKALLQMRLQADLVVLSACNTGRGRVTGDGVVGLARSLIGAGVPSVVVSLWAVPDAPTATLMTHFYQNLKQRPDKARALRQAMLATMKEYPDPKAWAAFTLIGEAE; translated from the coding sequence ATGGGACACCTAAAACGCCTGGCCCTGAGCACCCTGCTCGTGCTGACGATCGCCCCTGGCACGATCGCCCGTCAGCCCCTCTCCCCAGCCCCGATCGGCCTCCCCCTAGCCCAAACCGAGAACCCAGATCCGTTGTTGGACCAGGGGTTTGACCAGCTCAACCAGCGCGATTTTAAGGGGGCAGCCCAATCCTACGAGCGGGCTCTGCAACTCTATCAGGACCGCAATCAGGCAGATAAGGTTTCTGAAGCTCAGTATGGGCTGGCCCGGGCTTATCTCCTCCTGGGAAATTATGCCTCAGCGATCCAACTGTTCAAGCAACTGGGACCAGCCAGAAATGCGGCCCAGCAGGGAACCATCCTGAGCAATCTTGGACTAGCCTACTTCCAGGCTGGTCAGCTCCTGGAAGCAGAGCAGACCCTGCGGCGGGCGATCGCCGCTTGGGAATCAGTGCGATCGCTGGATAACGTGGACACCAACCAGATCACCCTGTTTGAGCAACAGGCCTATACCTATCGCCTGCTGTTAAAGGTGCTGGTGGCTCGCAACCAGACGGATGCCGCCCTGGAGCTATCGGAATGGAGTCGGGCCAGAGCGCTAGTTGAGTTGTTGGCTCAACGCAGTGCCACAACTCGCCCCACCATCCCACCCACCCTGCAACAGATCCGGCACATTGCCCGTACCCAAAACAGCACCCTGGTCGAATATGCGATCGTGGGGGATGAGGTGCGGGTGCTGGGGGACGAGCCAGAGACGGAAACAGACCTGTACATCTGGGTCATCCGCCCCACCGGGGAAGTCACCTTTCGTCGGGTAGACCTGAAACCCCTGCGCCAGGGTCTGAATGAGCTGAACCAGACTTCCGGGCTGGTCAACCTGGTGCGGGATAGCCGCAGTGCCCTGGGCATTCCCAGTCGAGGGCTGGTGTTTCAGGAAAATCTGGAGACGATTCGGGTGGCCACAGCCGTCGATCGCACCCATCCCAAATTGCAGAAACTGCACCAGCTCCTGATTCAGCCGATCGCCGACCTGTTGCCGACGCAGCCAGAAGCTCGCATCACCTTCATCCCGCAAGGACCGCTGTTTCTGGTGTCCTTTGCCAGCCTGCAAGACCAGAAAAGCCAGTACCTGATTGAGCAACACACCATTTTGACCACTCCCTCGATTCAGCTTCTGGCCCTGACCCACCAACAGCGGCGATCTCCGAGATCCCTGACCCCAGCTCTGGTGGTGGGCAATCCCACCATGCCCAGCTTCGCCTCCGAACCTGGTATTCCACCCCGGCCCCTGGCCAGTCTCCCCGGTTCGGAACAGGAAGCCCGGGCGATCGCGGCCCTGCTGGGGACAACCCCCATCCTCGGCAGTCAGGCCACCAAGGCCCGCATTCTGGAGCTGATCGGCAAAAGTCGGGTCATCCATCTGGCCACCCATGGGCTCCTGGATCTGGACCCCAATCTGACTGAGTTTGGCCTGCCCGTCGATCCCAATGGGCGCACGGCCCGTCAAAGTCGGGTCTTCGTCACACCGGGAGCGGTGATCGTGGGTCCGAATGTGCGGGTGGGTGGGGTGGCCGCAGAGTCCGCCCTGGCCCGGGAGAAAGTCGTCCAGGTCGATATGCCAGGCCTGATAGCCCTGGCTCCCTCCGGCCAAGATAATGGCTTTCTGAGTGCCAAAGCGCTCCTGCAGATGCGGTTGCAGGCAGACCTGGTGGTGTTAAGTGCCTGTAATACTGGACGGGGACGGGTCACGGGAGATGGGGTGGTGGGTCTGGCCCGATCGCTGATTGGGGCAGGAGTACCCAGTGTCGTCGTTTCCCTCTGGGCAGTTCCAGACGCACCAACGGCCACCCTGATGACCCATTTCTATCAGAACCTGAAGCAACGGCCAGATAAGGCCAGAGCCCTGCGGCAGGCCATGCTGGCGACGATGAAAGAATATCCCGACCCAAAAGCCTGGGCCGCGTTCACCCTGATCGGAGAGGCAGAGTAA
- a CDS encoding tetratricopeptide repeat protein, protein MVSVSKSLAQCIAVVTTTGFLLPPILPLTIVLPSLAQGQVGSQAADQTLEAGRTQFKLGQFPTALQAFQQALILYRQAGDRRGEVKALRNIGNVFYVTGEISQALDYYQQSLTLARTQQDRQGEASVLQNLGNVAESQGNLQQALDYAQQSLALYQALKDRAGEAAVIGNIGNVYLNQGDYPRALEAYQQSLTLLRVLQDKRTEASTLGNIGLVYYSMGNYPQAIAYHKQHLAVAQAMQNLYEQSSVLNNLGNDYKALGDYGQAIAYLEQSLTISRKIGDRAGEGKALGNLGTLYLDIGNYPQAIQYQTQSLTLARQTGDRLREGQALGNLGNLYAVLGNYAKAIELHLQRLAIAQNLGDRAGEGAAYNNLGNAYQAQGEPTQALTAYQQALNLSRQLGDRAGEETALVNLGTLLNIQKNYPEAIVYQQQALVIARSLKDLPGEALILNNLGNSYFLMGNLAQAEQTLLQALQALESIRSGLGSNDANKISIFEQQARTYRLLLRVLTAEKKTDAALEVAERGRSRAFVELLSQRLSDRNDRSLAVPPIKIAQIQQIARDQQSTLVQYALTYEDIEVAGRVTAREADLLIWVIQPSGQIHFRQVDLRPYAQPNPQPQIGFSVLEEFVTGTRQAIGAGTRGIAFQENAAILAQANAETQNSRRTEESLRQLHQILIQPIADLLPKNPTDRVTFIPQGPLFLAPFSALQDQNGKYLIEHHTVLIAPSIQVLALTRQQRQRFRRANSSEGVLIVGNPTMPRVAFEPGSPAKQLASLPGAEREAQTISALFKTRAIIGNQATERAIVKQMPQARIVHLATHGLLDVLIGQGVPGAIALAPAAGRSTLDVTAPDDGLLTANEILNLQLQAELVVLSACDTGRGRITGDGVIGLSRALISAGAPSVVVSLWQVPDQPTALLMTEFYRQFLRHSDKAQALRQAMLETQKQFPDPRAWAAFILIGEAE, encoded by the coding sequence ATGGTTTCTGTTAGCAAGAGTCTGGCCCAATGCATTGCGGTCGTCACCACTACTGGCTTCCTGCTTCCCCCCATATTGCCGCTGACGATCGTTCTCCCTAGTTTAGCCCAGGGCCAAGTCGGGTCTCAAGCGGCTGATCAGACCCTGGAAGCTGGCAGAACCCAGTTCAAACTGGGTCAGTTTCCAACCGCATTACAGGCTTTTCAGCAAGCGCTGATTCTATATCGTCAGGCGGGGGATCGACGTGGGGAAGTCAAAGCCCTACGCAATATCGGGAACGTGTTCTATGTCACGGGGGAGATTTCCCAAGCCCTGGATTACTACCAGCAAAGTCTGACCCTGGCCCGCACCCAGCAAGATCGGCAAGGAGAAGCCTCGGTGTTACAGAATCTAGGCAATGTGGCCGAATCCCAGGGAAATTTGCAGCAAGCCTTAGACTACGCCCAGCAAAGTCTGGCCCTCTATCAGGCCCTCAAGGACCGGGCCGGGGAAGCAGCAGTGATTGGCAACATTGGCAATGTTTACCTGAACCAGGGGGATTACCCTCGCGCCCTGGAAGCCTACCAGCAAAGTCTAACTCTGTTGCGAGTTCTGCAAGACAAACGGACAGAAGCCAGCACCCTTGGAAATATTGGGTTGGTCTATTACAGTATGGGCAATTACCCTCAGGCAATTGCTTACCACAAACAGCATCTGGCCGTTGCTCAGGCAATGCAGAATCTGTACGAACAGAGCTCTGTTCTCAACAACCTGGGCAATGACTACAAAGCGCTGGGAGATTATGGACAGGCTATTGCTTACCTGGAACAAAGCCTGACGATCTCCCGCAAAATTGGCGATCGGGCCGGGGAAGGCAAAGCTCTCGGCAATTTAGGAACCCTCTATCTGGACATTGGGAATTACCCGCAGGCCATCCAGTACCAAACCCAGAGTCTGACTTTGGCCAGGCAGACAGGTGATCGCCTGCGGGAAGGTCAGGCCCTGGGCAATCTGGGAAATCTTTATGCGGTCTTGGGCAATTATGCCAAAGCGATCGAACTTCATCTGCAGCGCCTGGCCATTGCTCAAAACCTGGGTGATCGGGCCGGGGAGGGAGCAGCCTACAATAACCTGGGCAATGCTTATCAAGCCCAGGGAGAGCCTACCCAAGCTCTAACCGCCTATCAGCAGGCCCTGAATTTAAGTCGGCAGCTCGGCGATCGGGCTGGGGAGGAAACGGCCCTGGTGAACCTGGGAACTCTTTTGAACATTCAAAAAAATTATCCTGAAGCGATCGTTTATCAGCAACAGGCTCTCGTGATCGCCCGCAGCCTAAAAGACTTGCCAGGAGAAGCTCTCATCCTGAACAATCTGGGAAACTCCTATTTTCTGATGGGCAATCTGGCCCAGGCAGAGCAGACCCTCCTCCAGGCCCTGCAAGCTCTGGAGTCAATTCGGTCTGGATTAGGCAGCAATGATGCCAACAAAATCTCGATTTTTGAACAACAGGCTCGCACCTACCGGCTTTTACTCCGGGTGTTGACTGCAGAGAAGAAAACTGATGCGGCCCTAGAAGTGGCGGAGCGGGGGCGATCGCGAGCCTTTGTGGAACTGTTATCCCAACGGTTGTCCGATCGCAACGATCGCAGTCTTGCCGTACCGCCGATCAAGATTGCCCAAATCCAGCAGATTGCCCGCGATCAGCAATCCACTCTGGTGCAATACGCCCTCACCTATGAGGATATCGAGGTCGCTGGCAGGGTGACAGCCCGGGAAGCTGATCTCCTTATCTGGGTCATCCAGCCTTCCGGGCAGATTCACTTCCGCCAGGTCGATCTGCGGCCCTACGCCCAACCCAATCCTCAACCTCAGATTGGGTTTTCTGTTCTGGAAGAGTTCGTGACGGGAACCCGACAGGCAATCGGAGCGGGCACCCGGGGGATTGCTTTTCAGGAAAATGCCGCCATTCTGGCCCAAGCCAATGCTGAAACCCAAAACAGCCGCAGAACGGAGGAAAGTCTGCGACAATTGCATCAGATCCTGATTCAGCCGATCGCGGACCTGCTGCCCAAAAATCCGACCGATCGGGTCACGTTTATTCCCCAGGGTCCCCTGTTTCTGGCTCCCTTTAGCGCACTGCAGGATCAAAACGGCAAGTACCTGATCGAACACCACACGGTTCTGATAGCCCCTTCCATTCAGGTGCTAGCTCTGACCCGGCAGCAACGGCAACGGTTCAGGAGGGCCAACTCATCAGAAGGAGTGCTAATCGTGGGCAACCCGACCATGCCCAGGGTTGCTTTTGAACCGGGGAGTCCCGCTAAACAGTTAGCGAGTTTACCAGGGGCAGAGCGGGAGGCCCAGACGATCTCAGCCCTGTTCAAGACCAGGGCCATCATCGGCAACCAGGCAACTGAACGGGCGATCGTAAAACAGATGCCCCAGGCCCGCATCGTCCATCTGGCCACCCATGGGTTGCTGGACGTGCTGATTGGGCAGGGGGTACCTGGGGCGATCGCGTTGGCCCCTGCTGCAGGTCGGTCTACTCTGGATGTTACGGCCCCAGACGATGGCCTGCTGACCGCCAATGAAATCTTGAACCTGCAACTCCAAGCAGAACTCGTGGTCTTGAGTGCCTGCGATACAGGACGGGGAAGAATTACAGGCGACGGGGTAATTGGCCTCTCCCGGGCCTTGATTTCGGCAGGAGCCCCCAGCGTCGTCGTCTCCCTCTGGCAGGTCCCCGATCAGCCCACTGCCCTGTTGATGACCGAGTTCTACCGGCAATTCCTGCGCCACTCAGACAAGGCCCAGGCCCTGCGCCAGGCAATGCTAGAGACCCAGAAGCAATTTCCCGATCCAAGGGCCTGGGCGGCGTTTATATTAATTGGCGAAGCCGAATAA
- a CDS encoding methyltransferase, translating to MTQSDYVFADTKQDTEWQRLKWVQEVFDPVTTSLLEKLGVTSGWTCLEVGAGAGSILRWLCDRVGESGRVVALDLDPRFIAQEQRPNLEIRTQDIAKTAVEANRYDLIHARCVLLHIVDRQQALAHLVHALKPGGWLLLEDPDFTTNIAALTEGETARVINRVFEATRQFYASLQINPALGRQLPLLLQELGLQDIDTHSNIALFPGASPRSQIWQMAVAHLQQPLSDTGIVSEADLDLFLQGTQDPGTWMLDYTMVSAWGQKAALP from the coding sequence ATGACTCAATCCGATTATGTATTTGCTGATACCAAACAGGACACCGAATGGCAGCGACTGAAGTGGGTTCAGGAAGTGTTTGATCCAGTGACCACCAGCCTGCTAGAAAAACTGGGGGTCACCAGCGGTTGGACCTGTCTAGAGGTGGGAGCTGGGGCCGGATCAATCCTGCGTTGGCTCTGCGATCGAGTTGGCGAGTCGGGCCGGGTCGTAGCCCTGGATCTGGATCCCCGGTTCATTGCCCAAGAACAGCGGCCCAATCTGGAGATCCGCACCCAGGACATTGCTAAAACAGCAGTAGAGGCGAATCGTTACGATCTGATTCATGCCCGCTGCGTCCTGCTCCATATTGTCGATCGGCAACAGGCGCTGGCCCATCTGGTCCATGCCCTGAAACCCGGCGGTTGGCTGCTGCTGGAAGACCCCGATTTCACCACCAACATTGCAGCCCTCACGGAGGGAGAAACCGCCCGGGTCATCAACCGGGTTTTTGAGGCCACTCGCCAGTTCTATGCCTCTTTGCAGATCAATCCGGCCCTGGGACGCCAATTGCCTCTCCTGTTGCAGGAACTGGGCTTACAGGATATTGATACCCATTCGAACATTGCTCTGTTCCCTGGAGCATCCCCTCGATCGCAGATCTGGCAAATGGCCGTGGCACACCTGCAACAACCCCTATCAGACACAGGGATCGTCTCGGAAGCAGACCTTGACCTCTTTCTACAAGGCACCCAAGATCCCGGAACCTGGATGTTGGACTACACGATGGTTTCCGCCTGGGGCCAGAAAGCAGCACTTCCATAA
- a CDS encoding DUF4089 domain-containing protein: MTKEKPDAVADYVDRTAALMDLPLQPEHRPGVIANLTRITEIARLVTEFPLSEDIEIAPIFKP, translated from the coding sequence ATGACCAAAGAAAAGCCTGATGCTGTTGCCGATTATGTCGATCGCACTGCGGCACTGATGGATCTACCCCTGCAACCGGAGCATCGTCCCGGTGTGATCGCTAATTTGACTCGCATTACTGAGATCGCCCGACTGGTGACCGAGTTTCCCCTGTCAGAAGACATTGAAATCGCTCCCATCTTCAAACCATGA
- a CDS encoding AtzE family amidohydrolase, with translation MTQNHADATSIAASVQGREVTAREVVAAALARIAAQNQVLNCFTTVMAAAALVDADHLDAAIAAGTAPGPLAGVPFAVKDLFDITGIPTLAGSKINAEKPPATQDGRAVALLKQAGAILVGALTMDEYAYGFTTENAHYGVTRNPHDLNHVAGGSSGGSAAAVAGGLVPFSLGSDTNGSIRVPSSFCGLFGLKPTYGRLSRAGTYPFVGSLDHIGPFARSVRDLALVFDLLQGPDLNDPACTDRPPEPCLPHLNQGIEGLRIAIADGYFARGADPEVFAAVEQVAQALGVTRRVTLPEAERARAAAFVITAVEGANLHLADLKTRPQDFDPATRDRLLAGALIPASWYVQAQRFRHWYRDRVRQVFQEVDIILAPTTPCAAPLIGQKTMVLDGVEMLTRPNIGLFTQPLSCIGLPILNVPVQRPGALPLGVQVIAAPYHEALVLRMGAFLEAQGIVSAPIAQLGTP, from the coding sequence ATGACTCAAAACCATGCAGACGCGACGAGCATTGCTGCTTCCGTACAGGGTCGGGAAGTCACAGCCAGGGAAGTGGTGGCCGCTGCTCTGGCCCGCATTGCAGCTCAGAATCAGGTTCTCAATTGTTTTACCACGGTGATGGCTGCAGCGGCCCTGGTGGATGCCGATCACCTGGATGCGGCGATCGCGGCTGGAACCGCTCCTGGCCCTCTGGCGGGGGTGCCTTTTGCGGTCAAAGATTTATTCGACATTACCGGGATTCCCACCCTGGCTGGCTCCAAAATCAATGCCGAAAAACCTCCAGCAACGCAAGATGGGCGGGCTGTTGCGCTGCTGAAGCAGGCGGGAGCTATCCTGGTGGGAGCCCTGACCATGGATGAATACGCCTATGGATTTACGACAGAAAATGCCCACTATGGGGTCACCCGCAATCCCCATGATCTGAATCACGTGGCGGGGGGGTCATCTGGCGGTTCGGCAGCGGCGGTGGCGGGGGGACTGGTGCCTTTCAGCCTGGGGTCGGATACCAATGGTTCGATCCGCGTGCCCTCTTCCTTCTGTGGTTTATTCGGTCTCAAACCCACCTATGGTCGGTTGTCGCGGGCAGGCACCTATCCTTTTGTGGGAAGCCTGGACCATATTGGTCCTTTTGCCCGATCGGTGCGGGATCTAGCCCTGGTGTTTGACCTCTTGCAGGGGCCTGATCTGAATGACCCGGCCTGTACCGATCGGCCCCCGGAACCCTGCCTGCCCCACCTGAACCAGGGCATTGAGGGACTGCGGATCGCTATTGCGGACGGGTATTTTGCCAGAGGCGCTGACCCAGAGGTGTTTGCCGCTGTCGAGCAGGTGGCTCAGGCTTTGGGGGTGACCCGCCGGGTGACGTTGCCCGAAGCCGAGCGAGCCCGGGCGGCGGCTTTTGTGATCACGGCTGTTGAAGGGGCCAATCTGCATCTGGCTGATTTGAAAACCCGCCCGCAGGATTTTGACCCGGCCACCCGCGATCGGCTGCTGGCTGGAGCCCTGATTCCAGCCAGTTGGTATGTGCAGGCGCAGCGATTCCGGCATTGGTACCGCGATCGGGTGCGTCAGGTGTTTCAGGAGGTGGATATCATTCTGGCCCCCACGACCCCCTGTGCTGCTCCTCTGATCGGCCAGAAAACGATGGTACTGGATGGGGTGGAAATGCTGACCCGGCCCAACATTGGTCTGTTTACCCAGCCCCTCTCCTGTATTGGCCTGCCGATCTTGAATGTGCCGGTGCAACGGCCTGGGGCTTTGCCCCTGGGGGTGCAAGTGATCGCTGCTCCCTATCACGAAGCCCTGGTGCTGCGGATGGGGGCTTTCCTGGAGGCTCAGGGAATTGTTTCGGCACCGATCGCTCAACTTGGGACCCCATGA
- a CDS encoding FAD-binding oxidoreductase, which produces MKTFDWIVIGAGITGAALAYELVRQGFSVLVLEQHATLAGATRFGYGGIACWAGTTDLTRQLCRESRARYPTLSAELETDIQYRELDLLLTLPPDAVPEQVAATYTTCEVPPQLLTVAAACDREPLLNPAAIGGALLAHHGHIHSLAAVQGYCQQLTHRGGTYQIETVLDLVRQGDRILGVRTATATYGAENVVVCAGGISRALLKQAGIPVRIYFTHAEVIETPPVNLRLQTMLMPAQTDRYRLEGAATRPELDTLWDQPGQEPVPPILDVGIIQFLDGSLRIGQISRVLTDPYAQPNPVQSEAEMRLGIGTLLPALQDLPGTWHHCLVAFSHDRLPLIGPLPGLDGIHLFSGFSNPLAIVPPLAQRFAQWANDRSDPLIPQLSPARLL; this is translated from the coding sequence ATGAAAACTTTTGATTGGATTGTCATTGGTGCCGGGATTACTGGTGCGGCGCTGGCCTACGAACTGGTCCGGCAGGGGTTCTCGGTGCTTGTGCTGGAGCAGCATGCTACTCTGGCTGGGGCTACCCGCTTTGGTTACGGGGGGATTGCCTGCTGGGCTGGAACGACAGACCTGACCCGGCAACTCTGTCGTGAAAGCCGAGCTCGCTACCCAACCCTCTCTGCTGAACTGGAGACGGATATTCAGTATCGGGAACTGGATTTGCTGCTGACTCTGCCTCCCGATGCTGTTCCGGAGCAGGTCGCGGCTACCTATACTACTTGCGAGGTGCCGCCTCAATTACTGACTGTGGCTGCTGCCTGTGACCGGGAGCCCCTACTCAATCCTGCTGCGATCGGAGGGGCTCTGCTGGCCCACCACGGCCACATCCACTCTCTAGCAGCTGTGCAGGGCTACTGTCAGCAACTGACCCACAGGGGGGGGACGTACCAGATCGAGACTGTTCTGGACCTCGTGCGGCAGGGCGATCGAATTCTGGGCGTCCGGACCGCAACAGCGACCTATGGTGCCGAGAATGTGGTGGTCTGTGCTGGGGGAATCAGTCGCGCCTTATTGAAGCAGGCTGGTATTCCAGTGCGGATTTACTTCACCCATGCCGAGGTGATTGAGACCCCTCCGGTTAACTTGCGCTTGCAGACCATGCTCATGCCTGCTCAGACCGATCGCTATCGCCTGGAGGGGGCAGCCACCCGTCCCGAACTGGATACCCTTTGGGATCAGCCTGGGCAAGAACCGGTGCCGCCGATTCTGGATGTGGGTATCATTCAATTCCTGGACGGTAGTCTGCGGATTGGGCAGATCAGTCGGGTGCTGACCGATCCCTACGCCCAGCCGAACCCGGTGCAGAGTGAGGCCGAGATGCGGCTTGGGATTGGGACATTACTCCCAGCCCTCCAGGATCTACCAGGGACCTGGCATCATTGTCTGGTGGCCTTCAGCCACGATCGGCTGCCCCTGATTGGACCCCTCCCTGGCCTGGATGGGATTCACCTGTTCTCTGGCTTCAGTAATCCTCTGGCGATCGTTCCACCTCTGGCCCAGCGATTTGCCCAATGGGCGAACGATCGATCCGATCCCCTGATTCCGCAGCTTTCCCCGGCCCGGTTGCTATGA